The proteins below are encoded in one region of Eulemur rufifrons isolate Redbay chromosome 2, OSU_ERuf_1, whole genome shotgun sequence:
- the ZNF414 gene encoding zinc finger protein 414, translating to MEEEPSGPSPEMLATEEPSSSETDKEVLSPVVAAVATSSMTEESGPDQAATSPVWERGGPGGTQQGASPAPDTCQPGPGPSPGATSTVSATSEDLRPPRRRPPPGKQIPCSSPGCCLSFPSVRDLAQHLRTHCPPTQSLEGKLFRCSALSCTETFPSMQELVAHSKLHYKPNRYFKCENCLLRFRTHRSLFKHLHVCAEHAQSPAPPPPPALEKEPPAPERPPECDPASAAQGLQFPLLEPFTTPAPAPTPTGPFLPYLNPAPFGLSPPRLRHFLATAPGPPASSAAVWKKSQGAGSSPRRPQGGSDAPSGHAAPSRIVWEHTRGRYSCMQCAFSTASRPAMTLHLEDHRPGAPATPAPPPPRPDTPAEPAPLAPKVSPLLSEGELPVFSPL from the exons ATG GAGGAGGAACCCTCGGGGCCCAGCCCGGAAATGCTGGCCACCGAAGAGCCCAGCTCCAGTGAGACAGACAAGGAGGTGTTGTCCCCGGTTGTGGCTGCTGTAGCCACCTCCTCCATGACAGAGGAGTCAGGCCCTGACCAGGCAGCCACATCCCCAGTGTGGGAACGTGGAGGGCCTGGAGGGACACAGCAGggtgcctccccagccccagacacctgccagcctggccctggaCCCAGCCCTGGCGCCACCAGCACAGTCTCTGCGACCAGTGAGGACCTGCGGCCTCCTAGACGGCGCCCACCACCAG GGAAGCAAATACCTTGCTCCAGCCCTggctgctgcctcagtttccccagcgtTCGTGACTTGGCACAGCATCTGCGAACCCACTGCCCGCCCACACAGTCCCTGGAAG GCAAGCTCTTCCGCTGCTCAGCCCTGAGCTGCACCGAGACCTTCCCCAGCATGCAGGAACTGGTGGCGCACAGCAAGCTGCATTACAAGCCCAATCGCTACTTCAA GTGTGAGAATTGCCTTCTGCGCTTCCGCACGCACCGCTCTCTCTTCAAGCATCTGCATGTTTGCGCGGAGCATGCGCAGAGCCCAGCcccgccaccacccccagccctggagaAGGAGCCACCTGCGCCTGAGCGCCCCCCGGAGTGCGACCCTGCGTCGGCCGCGCAGGGCCTGCAGTTCCCGCTGCTCGAGCCCTTCAcgacccctgcccctgcccccacgcccactgggcccttcctgccctaTTTGAACCCCGCGCCCTTTGGCCTAAGCCCCCCACGCCTGCGCCACTTCCTGGCCACCGCGCCCGGGCCCCCGGCCTCCAGCGCTGCAGTCTGGAAAAAGAGCCAAG GTGCTGGAAGCAGCCCTCGAAGACCCCAGGGCGGCTCCGATGCGCCCTCAG GGCACGCGGCCCCGAGCCGCATCGTGTGGGAGCACACGCGGGGCCGCTACTCTTGCATGCAGTGCGCCTTCTCCACGGCCTCGCGGCCCGCCATGACGCTGCACCTGGAGGACCACCGCCCCGGCGCCCCCGCCACCCCAGCGCCCCCGCCGCCGCGTCCCGACACCCCGGCGG AACCGGCCCCGCTTGCACCCAAGGTGTCGCCGCTGCTGTCAGAGGGGGAGCTTCCAGTTTTCTCGCCACTCTGA
- the PRAM1 gene encoding PML-RARA-regulated adapter molecule 1: protein MTGEGHQDFRSLQAKFQTSQAEPSELPRKPPKPDFNKLKKCPQPELSEQPKKSPQSEFGAVSLKPPQPELADLPKKPSKPEFSEVSKKFPQFEATQFPKKPPQPEFADLPRKPPQPEFADLPRKPPQPEFSELSKKFPKLEATQFPRKSPQPEVDEAPRKALLPEPSTLVPKPLQPEFSKPAKPPSEPKFSAFPRKFPQPESSETTLKPPQPEFSTFPKKPPQPQVGGLPKKSLPQPESSEVPQTLPWKPEPSEPHPHSPKPDFSAFPKKPPQPEFNVYPKKPPQPQVGGLPKKSLPQPEFSEVPQTPLSKPEPSEPHAHSPKPDFGAFPKKAPQPLLGDLPQKPLQPAFGDLTRTSSEPEVSVLPTRPRQPEFKAPSKKPPQQPELGLGGLPRTSSEPEFNSFPRKFPQPEHRGSPRKLSQPEPNALLKRHRQTELFGDLPRKPLLPSSVSESSLPTAVAGSSHRLLFSPGFGAPGTPRWRSGGLKPGQPPRRRPLPSVSSLGPPPAKPPLPPGPLDIQRFWRPPRAAADLRRTRSSAGVHFQARQPEVPPQDPDEIYEMYDDVEPTDDSGPSPRGRGETPLTQQAARRPPQDPAPRKEKASQPQQVPPTDPKLLKQIRKAEKAEREFRKKFKFEGEIVVHTKMMIDPNAKTRRGGGKHLGIRRGEILEVIEYTSKEEMLCRDPKGKYGYVPRTALLPLETEVYDDVGFWDPLESQALPRGP from the exons atgacaggc GAGGGCCATCAGGACTTCCGGAGCCTCCAAGCAAAGTTCCAGACCTCTCAGGCCGAGCCCAGTGAACTCCCCAGAAAGCCCCCGAAGCCTGACTTCAACAAGCTCAAGAAGTGTCCCCAGCCTGAGCTAAGCGAGCAACCCAAGAAATCCCCGCAGTCTGAGTTCGGTGCAGTGTCCTTGAAGCCTCCGCAGCCTGAGCTCGCTGACCTCCCCAAGAAGCCTTCCAAACCTGAGTTCAGTGAAGTCTCCAAGAAGTTCCCACAGTTCGAGGCCACTCAGTTTCCCAAGAAGCCCCCGCAGCCCGAGTTTGCCGACCTCCCCAGGAAGCCCCCGCAGCCCGAGTTTGCCGACCTCCCCAGGAAGCCCCCGCAGCCTGAGTTCAGTGAACTCTCCAAGAAGTTCCCAAAACTCGAGGCCACTCAGTTTCCCAGGAAGTCCCCGCAGCCTGAGGTCGATGAGGCCCCTCGGAAGGCCTTGCTGCCGGAGCCCAGCACACTTGTCCCCAAGCCCCTGCAGCCCGAGTTCAGCAAACCTGCCAAGCCCCCCTCAGAACCCAAATTCAGCGCATTCCCCAGGAAGTTCCCACAGCCTGAGTCCAGTGAGACCACCCTGAAGCCCCCGCAGCCCGAGTTCAGTACCTTTCCCAAGAAGCCCCCGCAGCCCCAGGTCGGAGGCCTCCCTAAGAAGTCCCTGCCGCAGCCAGAGTCCAGCGAAGTCCCTCAGACGCTCCCCTGGAAGCCTGAGCCCAGtgagccccacccccactccccgaAGCCCGACTTCAGTGCATTTCCCAAGAAGCCCCCGCAGCCTGAGTTCAACGTGTACCCCAAAAAACCCCCGCAGCCCCAGGTCGGAGGCCTCCCTAAGAAGTCCCTGCCACAGCCCGAGTTCAGTGAGGTCCCTCAGACGCCCCTCTCAAAGCCTGAGCCCAGTGAGCCCCACGCTCACTCCCCGAAGCCGGACTTCGGTGCCTTCCCCAAAAAGGCCCCACAGCCTCTTCTGGGTGACCTCCCGCAGAAGCCCCTGCAGCCCGCGTTTGGAGACCTTACAAGGACGTCCTCGGAGCCTGAAGTCAGTGTGCTTCCTACGAGGCCACGGCAGCCCGAATTCAAAGCGCCTTCCAAGAAGCCCCCGCAGCAGCCTGAGCTGGGGCTAGGCGGCCTCCCCAGGACGTCCTCGGAGCCCGAGTTCAATTCTTTCCCCAGGAAGTTTCCGCAGCCCGAGCACCGAGGGTCACCCCGCAAGTTGTCACAGCCTGAGCCCAATGCTCTGCTCAAGAGGCACCGGCAGACCGAGCTCTTCGGTGACCTCCCTAGAAAGCCCCTGCTCCCTAGCTCGGTTTCGGAGAGCTCGCTGCCCACCGCCGTTGCGGGCTCCAGCCACCGGCTTCTGTTCAGCCCTGGGTTTGGAGCCCCTGGCACACCTCGTTGGAGGTCAGGAGGCCTCAAACCCGGCCAGCCACCCCGGAGGAGGCCTCTGCCCTCTGTCAGCAGCCTGGGACCCCCTCCAGCCAAGCCTCCGCTGCCCCCAGGCCCCTTAGACATCCAGCGCTTCTGGAGACCTCCCAGGGCAGCCGCAG ATCTACGCAGGACCCGCTCTTCTGCCGGGGTCCATTTCCAGGCCCGACAGCCCGAAGTCCCCCCGCA GGACCCGGATGAGATCTACGAGATGTACGACGACGTGGAGCCCACAGACGactctggccccagccccaggggcagaG GAGAAACGCCACTGACCCAGCAAGCCGCCAGGAGGCCGCCACAAGACCCGGCACCCAG GAAGGAGAAGGCCTCCCAGCCACAGCAGGTGCCGCCCACGGACCCAAAGTTGCTGAAGCAGATCAGGAAGGCAGAGAAAGCCGAGAGAGAGTTCCGGAAGAAGTTCAAG TTTGAAGGGGAGATTGTGGTTCACACGAAGATGATGATCGACCCCAACGCCAAGACCCGGCGCGGGGGCGGCAAGCACCTGGGCATCCGGCGCGGGGAGATCTTGGAGGTGATCGAGTACACCAGCAAGGAGGAGATGCTGTGCCGGGACCCCAAGGGCAAGT ATGGCTACGTGCCCAGGACAGCCCTCCTGCCCCT GGAAACGGAGGTGTACGACGACGTTGGCTTCTGGG ACCCTCTGGAGAGCCAGGCACTGCCCCGGGGACCGTGA